One Lucilia cuprina isolate Lc7/37 chromosome 4, ASM2204524v1, whole genome shotgun sequence DNA segment encodes these proteins:
- the LOC124419215 gene encoding uncharacterized protein K02A2.6-like, which translates to MHPLIEDEIHRLHSLEIISPVSHSDWAAPIVAVKKPNGKIRICGDYSTGLNDSLEPHNYPPHRPEKLYAKMANSCLFTHIDLSDAYLQTEVTPESAKLLTINTHKGLYTFNRLAPGVKSAPGAFQEIMDTMLMGIDDAATYIDDIIIGGSTVQKCLENVNKVLEKLR; encoded by the coding sequence ATGCATCCACTAATAGAAGATGAAATTCACCGTCTACATTCACTAGAAATAATTTCACCTGTCAGTCACTCTGATTGGGCAGCACCCATAGTTGCCGTAAAGAAGCCAAatggaaaaattcgtatatgtgGGGATTATTCAACTGGTTTGAATGATAGCTTAGAACCTCATAACTACCCTCCTCACCGCCCCGAAAAACTGTATGCAAAAATGGCAAATAgttgtttatttactcacattgATCTTTCGGATGCTTACCTTCAAACAGAAGTTACACCAGAGTCCGCAAAACTTCTTACTATAAACACACACAAAGGTCTTTATACGTTTAATCGTTTAGCACCTGGCGTTAAAAGTGCTCCTGGCGCATTCCAAGAAATCATGGATACAATGCTTATGGGTATAGACGACGCTGCAACGTATATAGACGACATCATAATTGGGGGATCTACAGTTCAAAAATGTTtggaaaatgtaaacaaagttcTTGAAAAGCTACGTTAA
- the LOC124419216 gene encoding uncharacterized protein K02A2.6-like produces MKSLARSHVNWPGIDEDIITYVRNCHQCAITCSAPVKHTFQSWPITNKPMERIHIDIAGPCNGLYYFVVINAYSKWPEIFEITNITSSTIISKLTEMFARYEDPDTIVSDNGTQFVSAQFNKFVADRGITHLKTAPYHPQSNGQAERFVGTLKRALEKLKQEGTNKENLETFLQTYRSTPKPDSKSPAELFLNRKIKTILDLLKPQQEVSPIKRNVQQEMIFNEKHGAKSKSFNTNEEVFAQIFRNNKFIWLPGSIVERVGTVNYNVLVVDKNKQKLIRSHTNQLKKRFESDKEPINLAYLLFDIFDLYKPQENIHPTVQESRVIEHDQSVSTEQDGAFGTNTDAEIIQNEPDSSFHSTSESIENQTISPSPVNTESSRPKRNCQPPDKVGAFKMEFRTHSNTKWTTSDDSGSQPPTLSKN; encoded by the exons ATGAAGTCTTTAGCAAGAAGTCATGTAAACTGGCCTGGTATCGATGAGGATATCATTACTTACGTACGTAATTGCCACCAGTGTGCAATTACATGCTCCGCCCCAGTAAAGCATACTTTTCAGTCATGGCCTATAACAAATAAACCTATGGAACGCATCCACATAGACATTGCCGGTCCTTGCAATGGTTTATACtactttgttgttattaatgcATATTCAAAATGGccagaaattttcgaaattaccAATATTACATCATCAactataatttcaaaattaactgAAATGTTCGCTAGATATGAGGATCCAGATACCATTGTTTCGGATAACGGTACTCAATTTGTGAGTGCTCAGTTCAACAAATTTGTAGCAGATCGAGGTATTACACATCTAAAAACAGCACCGTATCATCCACAATCTAACGGACAAGCAGAACGTTTTGTTGGAACGTTAAAACGTGCTCTTGAAAAACTCAAACAAGAGGGGACAAATAAGGAGAATTTGGAAACATTTCTTCAAACCTACCGTTCAACACCTAAACCTGATTCAAAATCACCAGCAGAATTGTTTCTGAatcgaaaaattaaaactattttggaCTTACTTAAACCACAACAAGAAGTATCACCCATTAAACGTAATGTTCAACAAGAAATGATTTTCAACGAGAAACATGGTGCTAAATCTAAAAGTTTCAATACTAATGAAGAGGTATTTGCACAAATTTTCAGAAACAACAAGTTTATTTGGCTACCTGGTTCAATAGTGGAACGTGTTGGAACCGTTAATTACAATGTCCTAGTggttgataaaaataaacaaaagctcATTCGTTCGCATACAAATCAACTAAAGAAAAGATTTGAATCTGATAAGGAACCAATAAATTTGGCATACTTATTATTCGACATTTTTGATTTGTACAAGCCACAAGAAAATATACATCCAACTGTACAAGAATCAAGAGTAATAGAACATGATCAATCTGTTTCCACAGAACAAGATGGTGCTTTTGGAACAAACACTGATGCtgaaattattcaaaatgaACCTGATTCTTCATTTCATTCAACATCTGAGTCAATAGAAAATCAAACTATATCACCTTCACCAGTTAATACGGAATCATCTAGGCCAAAAAGGAATTGTCAACCTCCA GATAAGGTGGGAGCATTCAAAATGGAATTTCGGACGCATTCAAACACCAAATGGACCACTAGCGACGACAGCGGTAGTCAACCTCCCACACTGTCCAAAAATTAA
- the LOC111688234 gene encoding U3 small nucleolar ribonucleoprotein protein IMP4 gives MLRKQARLRREYLYQKANENRQNKNKIKKNNLQQSLVQNNYIHGDLQRDAIKIQEKIKYDIIGENLNIFDDEYRYAGCEDPKVMITTSHEPSARLKMFVKELRLIVPNSQRMNRGKYELKQIVHACKSNGVTDLIIVHEHRGVPDNLVVCHLPYGPTAFFNISGVVMRHDIPDIGHMSEQDPHLVFHNFKTILGQRVMKILKHIFPVPKKDSKRVITFANNDDFISFRHHTYQFINKELELTEVGPRFQLKLYQIKLGTLDEIHAANTEWVLRPYMNTSMKRRFLSDDDGWGQEDINRTVIKS, from the exons ATGTTGCGCAAACAAGCTAGATTAAGACGTGAATACCTTTATCAAAAAGCTAATGAAAATcgtcaaaataaaaacaaaattaaaaaaaataatcttcaaCAGAGTTTGGTTCAAAATAACTATATTCATGGAGATCTACAACGAGATGCAATCAAAATAcaagagaaaattaaatatgATATTATTG gtgaaaatttaaatatcttcGATGATGAATATCGCTATGCGGGATGCGAAGATCCAAAAGTAATGATAACAACTTCACACGAACCATCTGCTAGATTGAAAATGTTTGTCAAAGAGTTAAGACTAATCGTACCAAATTCCCAACGGATGAATAGAGGAAAGTATGAACTAAAGCAAATTGTACATGCTTGTAAATCGAATGGGGTTACAGATTTAATAATTGTTCACGAACACAGAGGAGTACCAGATAATCTAGTTGTATGTCATTTACCATATGGACCGACAGCCTTTTTTAATATATCCGGAGTTGTAATGCGTCACGATATACCTGATATTGGGCATATGAGTGAACAGGACCCACATTtagtatttcataattttaaaacaattcttgGACAACGTGTTATGAAgatattaaaacacatttttccgGTCCCAAAGAAAGATTCCAAGCGTGTTATAACATTTGCTAATAATGATGACTTCATTTCATTTCGACACCACACTtatcaatttattaataaagaatTAGAGCTCACTGAGGTTGGTCCTCGTTTTCAACTAAAATTGTATCAAATAAAGTTAGGAACCCTTGATGAGATTCATGCCGCTAACACCGAATGGGTTCTTAGGCCATATATGAATACTTCTATGAAGAGGCGCTTTTTATCAGATGATGATGGATGGGGACAAGAAGATATCAACAGAACAGTAATAAAATCTTGA